A genomic segment from Pediococcus acidilactici encodes:
- a CDS encoding YxeA family protein: MRDAGRVLAILVAAVVIIFGWKYYQDNYQAETAYAVVPSEVPAKKQATDDSGKKISGVHAYDYKFEFVLKNGEKRTLDYELTGEKVKPFTPNATVKADISKKRVVKGPNEVSKDKVPSNVQEILKID, encoded by the coding sequence ATGAGAGATGCAGGGCGAGTTTTAGCGATTTTAGTTGCGGCAGTGGTGATTATTTTTGGGTGGAAGTACTATCAGGACAATTATCAAGCGGAAACAGCGTACGCAGTGGTGCCGAGTGAGGTTCCAGCTAAAAAACAAGCTACCGACGACAGCGGCAAGAAAATATCTGGTGTGCATGCTTACGACTATAAATTTGAGTTTGTTTTAAAAAATGGCGAAAAGCGTACGTTAGATTATGAATTAACGGGAGAAAAGGTTAAACCGTTTACACCTAACGCAACCGTAAAGGCAGATATTTCGAAAAAACGGGTGGTCAAGGGACCTAACGAAGTCAGCAAAGATAAAGTGCCTAGCAACGTGCAAGAAATCTTGAAAATTGACTAG
- a CDS encoding GlsB/YeaQ/YmgE family stress response membrane protein, producing the protein MGIIWTLIVGAIIGAIAGALTSRDLPAGWIGNIVAGLVGAWLGQSLLGTWGPSLAGMALIPSIIGAVVLVAVVSWFLQSRKN; encoded by the coding sequence ATGGGAATTATTTGGACATTAATTGTAGGAGCTATTATTGGTGCAATTGCTGGTGCGCTTACTAGCCGTGATTTACCAGCTGGTTGGATTGGTAACATCGTTGCTGGTTTAGTAGGTGCTTGGTTAGGCCAAAGTTTACTAGGAACTTGGGGACCATCCTTAGCTGGAATGGCACTGATTCCTTCGATCATCGGAGCTGTAGTACTAGTAGCCGTTGTATCTTGGTTCCTTCAAAGCCGTAAGAATTAG